Proteins co-encoded in one Papaver somniferum cultivar HN1 chromosome 5, ASM357369v1, whole genome shotgun sequence genomic window:
- the LOC113279281 gene encoding protein O-linked-mannose beta-1,4-N-acetylglucosaminyltransferase 2-like, whose protein sequence is MTTNSVLFTYGNLSTSWLYVEETTSTTSANHLGKLAIHDTSSQCVEEECRLRKSINRSLYMLMQFQVNFSDHSRYYDFNSIGISMSLAANAGLRPLMDGRWNLPVCNVFEPMSDFCEIEGDIRVEGKSSSIYFTSSTNESWRIKPYARKGDNDAMKYVTELSIISFLETDKRATAPDCNINHFTPAIIFSVGGYAGNQFHAFTEVLLPLYLTSHHFHQEVQFLVTSSQPYWLKMYESIMKQLSRYPIIDIDKEVDVHCYQKVTVGLKHHKDLGIDPTKSPKGYSMVDFAEFLRMSYSLERSSAIKMDGEFLKKNDNKKPRLLILSRKRTRRFTNEDEIVTMAKDLGYEVIVAEPGVTTTSYNFTHIVNSCDVMVAVHGAGCTNLLFLPSNAILIQVFPLGPLEEFGRHIYGEPAEAMNLRYLEYKITVEESSLVEQYPADHAIFMDPDSFSEKGWSAVKSVYLDQQSVKLDVGRFKDTLLEALELLHH, encoded by the exons ATGACGACAAATTCAGTTTTGTTCACTTATGGTAATTTATCTACATCTTGGCTctatgttgaagaaactacatcaacaacttctgcaaatcatctcgggAAGCTAGCAATCCATGACACAAGTTCTcaatgtgttgaagaagaatgTAGACTCCGCAAAAGTATTAATCGAAGTCTTTACATGCTTatgcaatttcag GTAAACTTCAGTGATCATTCCAGATACTATGACTTTAATTCTATTGGAATTTCTATGTCT TTGGCAGCTAATGCTGGATTGAGACCGCTAATGGATGGAAGATGGAACTTGCCAGTGTGCAATGTGTTTGAACCGATGTCTGACTTTTGTGAGATTGAAGGAGATATTAGGGTCGAGGGGAAATCATCTTCCATATATTTTACTTCGTCCACAAATGAATCGTGGAGAATCAAACCTTATGCTCGAAAAGGAGACAATGACGCAATGAAATATGTTACCGAGTTATCAATAATATCATTTCTGGAGACTGATAAACGAGCAACAGCCCCTGACTGCAACATAAATCATTTTACTCCAGCAATAATTTTTTCGGTTGGAGGGTATGCAGGAAACCAGTTCCATGCTTTCACCGAAGTATTGCTTCCACTTTATCTCACTTCTCATCACTTTCACCAAGAAGTTCAATTTTTGGTAACTAGTTCACAACCTTACTGGCTTAAGATGTATGAATCAATTATGAAACAACTATCTAGGTATCCAATCATCGATATCGACAAAGAAGTTGACGTACATTGCTACCAAAAAGTAACAGTAGGTCTCAAGCATCATAAAGATTTGGGTATCGATCCCACAAAATCTCCAAAAGGCTATTCTATGGTGGATTTCGCTGAATTTTTAAGGATGTCGTACTCATTGGAACGGTCTTCCGCAATAAAGATGGATGGAGAATTTCTTAAGAAAAATGATAACAAGAAACCAAGACTGTTAATCCTTTCAcgtaaaagaacaagaagatttaCAAATGAGGATGAAATTGTTACTATGGCCAAAGATTTGGGATATGAAGTGATTGTAGCGGAACCCGGGGTGACAACAACTTCATATAATTTCACACACATTGTGAATTCATGCGATGTGATGGTCGCTGTGCACGGAGCTGGTTGTACTAATCTTCTATTTCTTCCTTCTAATGCAATACTAATTCAAGTCTTTCCGTTGGGTCCTTTGGAAGAATTTGGCAGGCATATTTATGGAGAACCAGCTGAAGCAATGAACTTGAGATACCTTGAGTACAAGATAACAGTAGAAGAGAGCAGTTTGGTAGAACAATACCCAGCTGATCATGCCATTTTTATGGATCCTGATTCATTTTCAGAAAAAGGGTGGAGTGCAGTGAAGTCTGTATATTTAGACCAACAAAGTGTAAAGCTTGATGTTGGTAGATTTAAGGATACTTTGTTAGAAGCACTTGAGCTTCTTCATCACTAG